The genomic segment TTTAAAGCTTTGAGCGGTGCATACCGTTGTGTGTTGGACGCATGTGTAATAGAGGTATGCGTAGAAGCAGGATATGCTCCTGTCTCCTGCACATCGGACGGTAATGCAAGCGATACGGATAGAGCGGTATAGGTGCAGGAGGTACACAGCAAAGCGGTAAAAATAAAAACAAGGACGCCCCGCAGCAGAATATGCATGTTTTTACTTTATAGCTGCCTTTAAAGCGTCAATTTTGTCGGTTTTCTCCCAGTTAAATTCGGGGCGGCCGAAGTGCCCGTAGGCAGCGGTCGCTTGATAAATAGGCTTACATAAATCCAGCGTTTTGATAATACCCGCGGGGCTCAGGTCGAATACCTGACGAACGGCTTTTTCGATTGCATCCTCGGGTACTTTTGCCGTACCGAAGGAATCTACCCGGATGGATACGGGGAACGGTACGCCAATAGCGTAGGCAAGCTGCAATTCGCACCGGTCGGCAAGACCCGCGGCAACGATATTCTTTGCAACATATCGAGCCATATAGGCAGCGGAACGGTCTACCTTGGTCGGGTCTTTACCGGAAAAAGCGCCGCCGCCGTGCCTACCCATGCCGCCGTAGGTGTCCACAATAATCTTTCTGCCGGTTAAACCGGTATCGCCGAACGGCCCCCCAATCACAAATCTGCCGGTCGGGTTAATAAAGAATTTAGTTTTTGCATCGAGTAAACCGGTCGGTTCCAGAACGGGTTTGATAATCGTTTCAACGATGGCATCCGTCAGGTCGGTATGAGAAATTTCGGGGCTATGCTGATGGGAAATAACAACGGTATCGATACGTACGGGTTTGTCCCCTTCGTACTCTACCGTTACTTGACTTTTTGCATCGGGACGCAGCCAATCGATCTCTTTAGACTTACGCAGCTGAGCTGCTTTCCGCAAGAGTTTGTGCGCATACATGATAGGAGCAGGCATCAATTCCGGTGTTTCCCTGCACGCATAACCGAACATCATTCCCTGATCCCCTGCACCCATCTGGTCACGGTACTCGCTCAGTCCCGTACCGTTAACTCCCTGCGCAATATCGGGAGATTGGGCGTGAATCATACTTAAAACAGCCATGGAATTGCAGTCAAGGCCGAATGCCGAATCGGTATAACCGATTTCCCGTGCAATAGCACGGACTGTTTGCTGTATATCAACAAAGGTATTGGTGGTAATCTCGCCGCCGACAAGGATTAACGCGGTAGAAGCAAAGGTTTCGCACGCAACATGACTTTTAGGATCGTCGCGCAAACAGGCGTCCAGCACCGCATCCGAAATTTGATCGCAAAGTTTATCGGGATGGCCTTCACCGACCGATTCCGAGGTAAATAATTTTCGTCCGTTCATGATTACTCCTATAAAAGCTATAAAGCAGGCGTAATCATACCGCTATCGGTTTAAATGTACAAGCAGTCGGAAAGAGCTGTATAGATTTTAACAGGAGAACATCGCATCAGTAAAGACGCATAAAAAAACGCAGCGCTATGAGACGCCGCGTTTTTTTATGTAGTTTATATGTAGTTTAACCGATGCCTCCGTAGAACATACCGAGGATGTATACGATAAGCGTAAGTCCGCAATAAATATACTTTCCTTGCACAACATATACACTGCTGACCGGTTTTAAACGCCCTTTTGAAACTTCGTTTAAAACGAAATCTTTACCGCATATCCAGAAGAACATAATACCGGCAAGCAAGGCTCCGAGCGGGATTATGTAGATACTGATAACGTCCATCCATGTACCGAGTACGTTTCCGTCTTCGACAATCAGTCCTACAACCAATCCGAGGCCGAGTACGATTGCAAGCGCCGTTTTTCGGCTCAGCTTAAATTTTTGCTGCAGCATTTCTACCGGTGTTTCATACAGATTGATTAAAGATGTAATTCCAGCGAATAATACTGCAACAAAGAAGATGATAGAAAACAGCGTACCGGCCGGCATTTCTTTAAAGATCATCGGCATGGTAATAAACATCAGGGGCGGCCCTGCCGACGGCTCAAGGTTATACACAAAAACTGCAGGAATGATGACCAATGCGGCGAGCAATGCAGCGAGCGTATCGAACACCGCGGTAAACTTCGCGCTGGTAGGTGCGTCTTCATCATCCTTCAAATAGCTTCCGTACACAACGGTACCGCTGCCTGCGAGGGATAACGAAAAGAAAGCCTGTCCAAGCGCATATACCCACGTTTTTATGTCCCCTAATTCGCTCCAATCCGTTTTAAAGAGGAACTTATAACCGTCGATTGCTTTCGGTAATGTTGCAACGCGGATTGCAAGGATGATGAACAACCCGAAAAACGCCGGCATCATCACCTTGTTGACTTTCTCGATACCTGATGAAACACCGGCCGCCATTATTGCGAAACATCCGATAATCGCAATAATATGCCACGGTAAGCTCGAAATCCGCCCTGCGATAGCACCGAAATATGCCCCGCTGTTTTCCGCCGCCAGCATGGAACCTGAAAAAGAGCCAACCGTAAAGCGGATAATCCAGCCGACAACGACCGTGTATCCGATTGCAATACCGAGCGAACCGATAACGGGAATCCAGCCGATGGCCTCTCCCGAATTATTGCCGCGCATTTGAGTCGCTTTAAGGAACGCACCGTGCGGCCCTGTTCTCATAGCACGGCCTAAGCACATTTCTTCAACGACCCCGGTATATCCGATAACAATAACAAAAATAATATAGGGAATTAAAAAAGCAGCTCCGCCGAACTGTCCTACACGGAACGGGAATAACCAAATATTTCCCATCCCGACTGCGGAACCGATACAGGCAAGAATAAAACCCCACTGTGAACTGAATTGATCACGTTTTGCTTCTTTATTCGCCATAGCCTCCTCCTTTTTACAAACAGACAGCCGGTGCTTTCCGGCCTCTGCTTGTAGCGGCTATTTAATGGGTTCCAAATGAGCTTGGAAGTGACGCAAAATCGGCGGTTCCCAAATGATGCGGTAGCCCTT from the Treponema vincentii F0403 genome contains:
- the metK gene encoding methionine adenosyltransferase produces the protein MNGRKLFTSESVGEGHPDKLCDQISDAVLDACLRDDPKSHVACETFASTALILVGGEITTNTFVDIQQTVRAIAREIGYTDSAFGLDCNSMAVLSMIHAQSPDIAQGVNGTGLSEYRDQMGAGDQGMMFGYACRETPELMPAPIMYAHKLLRKAAQLRKSKEIDWLRPDAKSQVTVEYEGDKPVRIDTVVISHQHSPEISHTDLTDAIVETIIKPVLEPTGLLDAKTKFFINPTGRFVIGGPFGDTGLTGRKIIVDTYGGMGRHGGGAFSGKDPTKVDRSAAYMARYVAKNIVAAGLADRCELQLAYAIGVPFPVSIRVDSFGTAKVPEDAIEKAVRQVFDLSPAGIIKTLDLCKPIYQATAAYGHFGRPEFNWEKTDKIDALKAAIK
- a CDS encoding sodium-dependent transporter, whose amino-acid sequence is MANKEAKRDQFSSQWGFILACIGSAVGMGNIWLFPFRVGQFGGAAFLIPYIIFVIVIGYTGVVEEMCLGRAMRTGPHGAFLKATQMRGNNSGEAIGWIPVIGSLGIAIGYTVVVGWIIRFTVGSFSGSMLAAENSGAYFGAIAGRISSLPWHIIAIIGCFAIMAAGVSSGIEKVNKVMMPAFFGLFIILAIRVATLPKAIDGYKFLFKTDWSELGDIKTWVYALGQAFFSLSLAGSGTVVYGSYLKDDEDAPTSAKFTAVFDTLAALLAALVIIPAVFVYNLEPSAGPPLMFITMPMIFKEMPAGTLFSIIFFVAVLFAGITSLINLYETPVEMLQQKFKLSRKTALAIVLGLGLVVGLIVEDGNVLGTWMDVISIYIIPLGALLAGIMFFWICGKDFVLNEVSKGRLKPVSSVYVVQGKYIYCGLTLIVYILGMFYGGIG